ATAAGTTAatctataaaacagaattttagaggcattaaaaaaaaatctgcacacaAGACCCATGACCTTAACACATGATAAATACTGTTGATGTGGAAGGGTCATTGaagaataacaaataaatacTATGACTTGTTAATACATCATTGCAGAGTGGAAGGTAACAAGGtgcacataaatattttttaatgcaatcCTTTCAGCCACAGTCAGTTTTTTATATCACTCTTGCCAAAACTTTTGAGCATTTTCACAGGATTAAAGTTCagagacaataaaaaatacaagtcTTTCATAGCAACGTGTCTCTTTCtggttgagtttttttttttttttcttttttcacttaaataagtctACATTTCAAGTGTTTCTCCTGGCTCagaatcaaaatttattttcaagtgcCCTTTCTGATTTGTCTGAATGAATATTCCATCCCACACGCCACCCAACCCCGgactcctcctctccctctcagcACCAGCCAAATTCACACTTATTAGTAAGATTAGTATTTTGCCATTTCATACTCTCCACGCTTAATAACCAAGCGACTACTTCTCCACTTATTTTTAAGCTTAAAGGAAAACTCTGCTTCCTTGCGGTCTAGGCTGCCACCAAAGTTGCCacttttctgagaaaaaagacaTCCATACTCCGTCCAAACtgcacctccctcctccctccctccccaccccaaagaCCGAGATTCTGGGGATGTCAAGGCTAAGAGTCCGGTTTGTCTCTGATACTCCTCCTCAGTTCTCGCCTCTGCTTTGCTCTGCAAGTGTTTCACAACTAGGAgaggaccaaaaaaaaagtgggtgGAGGGCAGCTTTTCACTTTCCTCTAGCTTTTGGGTCGCTCTTGTGTTtttcggggcgggggggggcggtgtTTAAGGCTTCTCCGTGCACTGTttgcagaggctggaggagacgCTGTTGAACAGGGCGCACTTCTCCGGGCAGGAGGCGGCCGGGGGCAGCCCGGCGCTGAACGGGTAGCCGGCAGCCTGCTCGTAGGCGCCGAGCGCCGGGTGCAAGGcagcggccgccgccgccgcggccgcggAGCTTGGCAGCGAGGCGGCCGAGATGGCCTGGCCCTGGTTGAGGTAGGCGACTAGGCGCCGCATCTCCTCCAGGGCCTGCGCCTGCATGAGGATGTAGTTCTTGGCGAGCAGCAGCGTGGCGATCTTGGAGAGCTTCCGCACCGAGGGGCTGTGCGCGTAAGGGATCACCGCGCGCAGCTCGTCCAGCGCGTCGTTCAGGTCGTGCATCCGCCGGCGCTCCCGGGCGTTGATGTTGAGCCGCAGCGCCTTTTGCTCTTTGGATttcttgctgctgctgccgccgcccccgccgcccccgctgCTGCTAcccccgccgctgccgccgccgggACCCCCCGGGGGGGCGCCGGCGCCGCCGTGGAGGTGGGCGTTGGAGCAGCCCTCGGCCGCCTTGGCGCCGCCGCCTCCCGCGCCCGGGGAGGCCCGCGGGTCGGCCCCTCCTGCCCGCAGCACCAGCTCGCAGCGGCCGTCGCTGTCGTCGTCGGGGCTCTGCTCGCCGCCGCTGCTCTCGGCCACCGAGCCCCGGCTCGCGCTCTCGCCGTATTTGAGGCACAGGGCGGCCCCAGCCGGCAGGCTGCTCAGGCTAGGGTCGCCCCCCACGCCGGCAGAGCCCACGAGCAGCCCGGGGACGCCCACCccgccgccaccgccaccgccacctcccgcgccgccgccgccgccgcctcccccaggcggcggcagcagcagccctgccccCTCGGGGTCAGCCGGCTCGAAGCAGCCCAGGGGCGACGAGGAGGACGACGCCGGGCGCTCCCGGGGCGGCGGCGCCAGGGACAGGTCCATGCCCGGGGGCGTGGAGCGGAAAGCCGCCTCCAAGCGCTTGGCGGTGGAGGCGCTCAGACTCTTGTGCAGGAAAAGGTCGTCTTCGCCCGCGGCGGCCGCGCCGAGGTGCAGCCCGCGCTCCATCGTCCGGCGCCGGCGCGCagccccggcccgccccgccggccgccgccgcctcggctCGGGAGTCGGGCGGCGCCGCAGACGCGCCCGAGCCGGGCTCCGGGGCTGGTGCGCGCGTCGGTCCCGGTGCTGCTGGCGGtcctctccccttctttttctttttcgccTTCCCCCGCGCTCGCcgcctcctcttcttcttcttcttcgtctCCAGCCGATGGTGCTGGCTGCTGGGGCTCACCATGGGCCGCGGCCCCGCATGGTGGGAGGGTGGGCGCGGAGGGAGTGgagccgccgccgctgccgccgccgctctGAGCCCAGCCCCGCGCCTCCTCTCCGCACCGTTTATCTTGCTTTAATTCACCTTCAAGAGATTTCCGGACCCATCAACCAGCCGCCGCCACAGACGGGGGAGTCTTTTACATCATTATCTCTGAGTAGGTTATTATGAAGAAGACTCGCCTGTTGGGACAGCGCTTTCTACCCAATCAGGTTAACGTTTTAATTAATAGGATTAAAACGGTAACAAACAATCGCAGGCGCTATCTGGCCGCGAGTCTGAATAGTTTCATTTCCCAGGTCTGAAGACAGGCAGCAGCTAGAGCTTTATAAAAGGCGCCTGctccattattctgcctgccatcTGTATACACAGCTTAGCGCATATGTTTGCAAGGCGCTGGGTCCTGTTAGTAACCCAACAACTGCCTTTAGCTTGACATGTGTGGCGACTTTCACTCATCAATGAGCACACTAAAAGCCCTACTTAGAGCCGAGGATGTTCTTTGCTCCTTCAGCAAATTGTAGATCGGCGGCGAAGCCTGGGAGTCCCGTGGAAAGCAGACGCCCCCATCCACCacgccccacccccactgcccttCCCTCGCCACTGCTGTCTCATCTTGAGCTAAATTATTCTTCCGGGCGAGAATTATACTCCAGCCCTGTTCGTAGGATGACTGTGGCCTGAATTAGGAGATGGGGCTTTCGGGGCAAGTgatggcccccccccccccgttgaCTTGCCCCAAATTCACCCAAGATTCTCAGCTAGTAAGAGAGCAAAGCGATCGTCCACTTGCACACACTGCCTTATTttcaccccctcccctccactgccCATTTCCTACTcgatggggggaaaaaaaggaaaatgaagagcaagTTGATTATGCAGCCcattagatatttcttttttttaaaggaaggggTGCTTTTGCAGCACTAAGTAACTGCTACAGTGATGGTGATTATGAGGCACATGATTTCCTAAACGAGAAGAAAGTGATTTCTCAAACTTTCCTCAAGATTAAAATCCAGTTgtttcagaataggcaaattcaccaGGAGTCAACTCCTCTGACACACCAAGCGGGGCATTTGTGCATATTTATTTACCAGGAAACGTAACCGACAGCTAGGAAGCCCTTCAGGGACATCTGGATCTGCCTGGCTGTTCTTGGAGGGCTGGTAAGGGGAGAACCGTGGAACAAGCGTCCTCTGCGGATGCGAAAGGGTACACGCGGTCCTCTCGCTCCTGAGTTAGCTGTCTGGGAGCCCATGGTATTTAGCGGCTGGTTTTCATCCTTAGGACATAAGTAAAAACAATATTTCCCAACACCTCCAATAAATCTTTCTTATGTGGCAGAATTACTGAAGCCTATGAAATTTTTGGTTTCTCTGGTTTCATTAAAAACCTTTTAATTGTGGCTTTCAGAGTTGGCCCCAGGTGTTGGACTCTTTTCATTACATTTTGCTCTAATGTGATGAAATTCTAATTCTCTCCTTACCATATGGTTAAATTTCCCCACTGAGAATTagttgaaaaaggagaaataatctaTTAATCTCTGTAATAGATTCACAAATGAGGTTCGCCACAGAACCTGTTTTTGAATGGTAATATCTGAACAGTTGGGCGCCTTATTTCATCATGGAGGGGTGAGGACGACACAGAAGCGTCTGCATTTTCACCTGGAAAGGATGAAAAGGGGCCGAGCGCTATCTTTCGAAAATAATTGCCTGAGATTCAGTCTCACCGGGACAGAAATACTTCTCAGTCCTCGGTTACCTTCGCGCCTTCGGATTTACTGAAGCCCAAAGACTGAGAAAGAGCTGGCGGGCTGCGGGAGGCTTTCCTGCCCGGTACCCAGGCCGGCGGTTCTGGAAGGCTTGCGCTGGCTCACGTGTCTCGCTGGGGACCCAAAAGCACGTTGACGTGCAGGGCGGCCCCAAACTCACCGCTtccccagcccccgcccctccccgggcGCTCGCAGCTGTGAAACTCTCCCTTTAGGAAGCTAAAGACACGCTCCTGTTACTGTTTTTCAATTAGCAGCTTTGTTTTCACTGGGATCATAAACAAAGGTTCTCTGTAAACATAGGTGAGTCTTGTGTGCCTGACACTAACTTACCAGAGCTCTCTGGGCACTTAACCGGAGGACCGAGGCTGGCACCGTCGTGGCTCGGGGCGGAGTGGGACACGTCCCCTGATGTCTGACTCGGTTCTCCATCCGACCTGCCTTTCTAAGGGCTGGCGCTTTCCGCGGGACACCTAGCTTCCTACTGGCCCCTCAGCGGGCACTAGAAGGGCGAAGGATCGACCATGCCCGGATCGCGTGGAAGCTCGGGCTTAGCTATGGGCGCCAGACCGGGACATGACCTGCAGGGCCCGAATGGCCGAGCAGGAGCGACCGCCGAAGGCGGCTAAGGCGCCGCCTGCCCGGCTAACCTGGGACCCTCCCCGACCCTGGTCCTTCGCGCTGTCAGAAACTTAGCGCCGGAGAGCACCTCGTGGCCCTTCCCGGactcctcctccactccctcgttccaccctccctcctctccctggccTTTCAAACTTCTGGACCAAACTTTTGCGCAACTTTATTTCACTCAGTAGGAGCCAAAACTCCCTCTCTTTGGTGGTTCGAGAAAATCCCCCTGGTCTCCCGGGAGGAGGTGGCTGCTGGATAGTTTCTGGAAACGTAGCTTTGGGAAACTGCGGGAGAATTTATAGAAGCTTTAAATGTGGGCCTTGTAACAACCATCGGTGAATGGTCTTTGAAGTTTATGCACTCGTAAACTTTTGCTGATTGCTTCTGGGAAGTTGTCAGGCACTTAACATTGCATTTATCTTACAAGGCAATGAAAACACATCTGCCTGGTGTCTCGTTACCTGGTTTAATCGTCGCCAGCCCTAAGTCACGGCCtaggttctctctcctccctttagTGGGATCCCGCCGCCTGATTTCGGGCGGCGAAGGACTGTCGTCAGCTGCTCACCTAGTGCCCTCGGGCCGCAGGAGCTCTAGAAAACTGTAGGCTTGAACTTTGTTCCACCAACAAGCGGGGAAAGGGCCGCGGCTCCTGATGTAACTAGCAAGCTGGAAAGGTagcaaaggaaaaaccaaaacaaacactTTCTGGTTGTCCGGGAAGAAAGGGTGGGAAATTAGCTCGCGAGaaaactcctgacccacagatgACCCCTGAGAATGAAGCGTCAGAAGCTAAATCCTCTGACTCTGTGCAGTTTGAGAAGGGGTCACTGTGAGTTCCTGAAGCAACTGAGGGACAGGAAACGCAGAGGACTCTCCTCTGCCCAAAGCGAGGTGGGGGCAGCTCAGACCACCCCGCGAGCCGTACGGGCGGGTGGGCGCGGTTCAGGAATACCCTGCAAGGCGCCCTTGGTGCTTGGCTGGTTGACCAACCTACATCAGGACAGGGAGCATCCTCTGCCGCGTGTTGGGTACCAAATTGACAGGTGCTGGAGCCTGTTGTGCAAAGATGAATACAGTTTTGTTACAGCAGGAGGGAATAGACCCACTTGGAAAGGCTTTGAAAGGATTCTGAAATATTCAGCAAGCAGCACCTCATTGAAATTAGAGCATTGAGCTTCAGACCAAACTAATTTTTTAGGTCATACTTAAGTTTCTTAGTGATCATCTCTATTAATATTTGCTTGAAATTTGAAATAGGAACCTAAACCCAATCAGAACGGAACATAATCAAATCTACTTTTCAAGAGCAAACCCAGGAGTTCCCCTTCGTTATTTCTATAGCCCTGATAAACAGTTTATTGCTTATCTAAATCAAAAAGTTAGGAGAACCTGGGAACACTGGGAtttgggtgtttgtgtgtgttttctgaaaGGGAGAATTGTCCTTGTGTATGTATGTTTCAATTATCTATTTAGTACATTCTAAAATTAAGAGCAAAGTTTGGCAAAAATGACGTGAAA
This genomic interval from Equus przewalskii isolate Varuska chromosome 8, EquPr2, whole genome shotgun sequence contains the following:
- the BHLHE22 gene encoding class E basic helix-loop-helix protein 22; translation: MERGLHLGAAAAGEDDLFLHKSLSASTAKRLEAAFRSTPPGMDLSLAPPPRERPASSSSSPLGCFEPADPEGAGLLLPPPGGGGGGGGAGGGGGGGGGVGVPGLLVGSAGVGGDPSLSSLPAGAALCLKYGESASRGSVAESSGGEQSPDDDSDGRCELVLRAGGADPRASPGAGGGGAKAAEGCSNAHLHGGAGAPPGGPGGGSGGGSSSGGGGGGGSSSKKSKEQKALRLNINARERRRMHDLNDALDELRAVIPYAHSPSVRKLSKIATLLLAKNYILMQAQALEEMRRLVAYLNQGQAISAASLPSSAAAAAAAAALHPALGAYEQAAGYPFSAGLPPAASCPEKCALFNSVSSSLCKQCTEKP